From a region of the Halanaerobium hydrogeniformans genome:
- a CDS encoding GNAT family N-acetyltransferase, with amino-acid sequence MINLLVEFSSKIEYTCRLASQKDAEGINELMKKAFADYGKTKNKNQKVVNSALKESLEDISEDIEKNIVLIMLDNDKIIASLRLEEVVEHRYLLKRFAVAPDYQNHGLGSKLFKKALEKLNEKNAQFVQLYSSLENKKLINFYQGLGFNCVATDHKKGYERGLWVKKL; translated from the coding sequence GTGATTAATTTGTTAGTTGAGTTTAGTTCTAAAATAGAGTATACATGTAGACTTGCATCCCAAAAAGATGCTGAGGGAATAAATGAGCTTATGAAAAAAGCTTTTGCTGATTACGGAAAAACAAAAAACAAAAACCAAAAAGTTGTTAATTCTGCTCTTAAAGAGAGCCTTGAAGATATATCTGAAGATATTGAGAAAAATATTGTTTTAATAATGCTTGATAATGATAAGATAATTGCTTCACTACGTTTAGAAGAAGTTGTAGAGCATAGATATTTATTGAAAAGATTTGCTGTTGCTCCAGATTATCAAAACCATGGTTTAGGCAGTAAATTATTTAAAAAGGCTCTTGAAAAATTAAATGAAAAGAATGCTCAATTTGTACAGCTCTATTCTTCATTAGAGAATAAAAAACTTATTAATTTTTATCAAGGGCTCGGTTTTAATTGTGTTGCGACTGATCATAAAAAAGGTTATGAAAGAGGTCTGTGGGTAAAAAAGCTATAA
- the argF gene encoding ornithine carbamoyltransferase, which produces MAFNLKGRNFLKLKDYSQKEIDYLLTLSAELKSKKRTGIKGDLLTGKNIALIFEKPSTRTRCAFAVAAKDEGGSTEYLGKNDIQLGKKETVADTARVLGRMFDGIEFRGYSHQTVEILGEHAGVPVWNGLTDLFHPTQILADFLTIKENFSKLKGINLVYTGDGRNNMANSLMVGSAIMGINYTVVAPEKLWPEKDLLAECEALAEKSGSKIELTADPVEGVKNADVIYTDVWVSMGEEQKFAERIELLKDYQVNMDMINNTGNNEVILLHCLPAYHNSETENGQKILDEFGITEMEVSDEVFESKYSKVFDQAENRMHTIKAVMTATI; this is translated from the coding sequence ATGGCTTTTAATCTAAAAGGGAGAAATTTTTTAAAGCTGAAAGATTATTCACAAAAAGAAATTGATTATTTATTAACTTTATCAGCAGAACTTAAATCAAAAAAAAGGACAGGTATTAAAGGTGATTTATTGACCGGGAAAAATATTGCTTTGATTTTTGAGAAACCATCTACTAGAACTCGTTGTGCATTTGCTGTTGCAGCTAAAGATGAAGGTGGAAGTACTGAATATCTGGGTAAGAATGATATACAATTAGGAAAAAAAGAAACTGTTGCTGACACTGCTAGAGTTTTAGGCAGAATGTTTGATGGGATAGAGTTCAGAGGATATTCGCATCAAACCGTAGAAATTTTAGGAGAGCATGCAGGAGTTCCAGTCTGGAATGGTTTAACAGATCTTTTTCATCCTACACAAATTTTAGCAGATTTTTTAACTATCAAAGAAAACTTTTCTAAACTAAAAGGGATAAATCTTGTCTATACCGGTGATGGAAGAAATAATATGGCTAATTCTTTAATGGTCGGTTCTGCCATAATGGGAATTAATTATACTGTTGTAGCTCCTGAGAAATTATGGCCTGAAAAAGATTTGCTTGCGGAATGTGAGGCTCTAGCTGAAAAGTCGGGTTCTAAAATTGAACTGACAGCTGATCCGGTTGAGGGAGTAAAAAATGCCGATGTTATATATACTGATGTCTGGGTGTCTATGGGAGAAGAGCAAAAGTTTGCAGAACGGATTGAACTTTTAAAAGATTATCAAGTTAATATGGATATGATCAACAATACTGGAAACAATGAAGTTATACTTTTGCATTGTTTACCAGCTTATCATAACAGTGAGACTGAAAATGGACAGAAGATATTAGATGAATTTGGGATTACAGAAATGGAAGTTAGTGATGAAGTATTTGAAAGTAAATATTCTAAAGTTTTTGACCAGGCAGAAAATCGAATGCATACAATAAAAGCTGTTATGACAGCAACAATTTAG
- a CDS encoding MATE family efflux transporter, which yields MGKENKAIITEASSTKKVILKLAWPVIAEQFLATITHIVDMMMVGRLGAAAVTAIGLTMQPVFFTAAFASALSVGTTALVSRFIGSDNNKDAALVLQQSILMSILFSIVAAILFYFSAPYLLAFMGGDAEVIELGSSYLRIMTPGFVFMVLAFIVTAALRGAGETKIPMKVNIVVNLLNIILNYLLIFGNFGFPELGVNGAALATTISRSFGGIVLLALSFSNYSVLKMNFKNFFKIKLTLIKRILRVGVPTALEESVRRMAQLLFVRIIAALGTTAYAAHQIAINAESISYMPGFGIAVAATTIVGQNIGANNFSGAEKGSYEAWKIGSLIMGFMALIFLIFPEFLIKLYTDNPDIIAMGALNLRIIAFSQLQMGTHFIFAGALRGAGDTKAVFYSTALSSWVFRLFLGYLLVHRFGLGLAGGWLAMVVDWSVRGSYVLIRFKKGKWKNIEV from the coding sequence GTGGGGAAAGAAAACAAAGCAATTATAACTGAAGCTAGTTCTACAAAAAAAGTGATATTAAAGCTGGCCTGGCCTGTAATTGCAGAACAGTTTTTAGCTACTATCACCCACATAGTTGATATGATGATGGTTGGCCGTTTAGGAGCAGCAGCTGTAACAGCAATTGGTTTAACTATGCAGCCTGTTTTCTTTACGGCTGCTTTTGCTTCTGCATTAAGTGTTGGAACAACTGCTTTGGTTTCCAGATTCATTGGTTCAGATAATAATAAAGATGCAGCTTTAGTTTTACAGCAGTCGATACTTATGTCAATTCTATTTAGTATTGTTGCTGCAATTTTATTTTATTTTTCCGCCCCATATTTATTAGCTTTTATGGGAGGGGACGCAGAAGTTATAGAACTTGGAAGTTCATATCTTAGAATAATGACTCCTGGGTTTGTATTTATGGTGCTCGCATTTATAGTAACTGCTGCTCTTAGAGGTGCTGGAGAAACCAAAATTCCAATGAAGGTAAATATCGTTGTAAATCTTCTCAATATAATTTTGAACTATCTTTTAATATTTGGGAATTTTGGGTTTCCAGAACTAGGTGTGAATGGAGCTGCTTTAGCAACAACTATATCACGTTCTTTTGGAGGGATTGTTTTATTAGCCCTGTCTTTTTCAAATTATAGTGTTTTAAAAATGAATTTTAAAAATTTCTTTAAAATCAAATTAACATTGATTAAAAGGATTCTTAGGGTCGGGGTACCTACTGCATTGGAAGAATCAGTCAGGCGAATGGCTCAATTGTTATTTGTTCGTATTATTGCAGCTTTAGGGACTACTGCCTATGCTGCACATCAAATAGCAATAAATGCAGAATCTATTTCTTATATGCCTGGCTTTGGAATTGCAGTGGCTGCAACAACAATTGTGGGTCAGAATATTGGAGCAAATAATTTTTCTGGTGCAGAAAAAGGCAGTTATGAAGCCTGGAAAATTGGTTCGTTAATTATGGGTTTTATGGCTTTAATATTTTTAATATTCCCCGAATTTTTGATTAAACTTTACACTGATAACCCAGATATTATTGCTATGGGTGCATTAAATTTGAGAATAATAGCTTTTTCTCAGCTGCAAATGGGAACTCATTTTATTTTTGCAGGTGCTTTAAGAGGAGCTGGAGATACAAAAGCTGTTTTTTATAGTACAGCTTTGTCTAGTTGGGTTTTTAGACTATTTTTAGGTTATTTATTAGTACATAGATTTGGACTTGGTCTTGCAGGTGGATGGCTTGCTATGGTTGTTGATTGGTCTGTTAGGGGTAGCTATGTTTTAATCCGATTTAAAAAAGGAAAATGGAAAAATATCGAGGTTTAG
- a CDS encoding SoxR reducing system RseC family protein yields MKEMAQVIDKKNGQSLVRIVRSSACNKCDEKCMLGADQSHEVDEMDVLVNDPIDAEVGSMVELEMGAKPVLFSAFLVYLFPLVAIIAGYFAGSYLLAVFALADEIAGIIGSVVGFLLSFAFLKYFDKKAGAKSYFHPEIIRVVNNAEVFCEN; encoded by the coding sequence ATGAAAGAAATGGCTCAAGTTATTGATAAAAAAAATGGACAGAGTTTAGTTAGAATTGTAAGGAGCTCTGCCTGCAATAAATGTGATGAAAAATGTATGCTTGGAGCTGATCAGAGCCATGAAGTGGATGAAATGGATGTTTTGGTTAATGATCCTATAGATGCTGAAGTTGGCAGTATGGTAGAACTTGAGATGGGAGCAAAACCTGTATTGTTTTCAGCTTTTTTGGTATATTTATTTCCATTAGTAGCTATAATAGCTGGTTATTTTGCTGGTAGCTATTTATTGGCAGTTTTTGCTCTGGCAGATGAAATAGCTGGTATTATAGGTTCAGTAGTAGGTTTTTTATTATCTTTTGCTTTTTTGAAGTATTTTGATAAAAAGGCAGGGGCAAAAAGTTATTTTCATCCAGAAATCATTAGGGTAGTAAATAATGCTGAAGTTTTTTGTGAAAATTAA
- the leuS gene encoding leucine--tRNA ligase — MQDYYPFHKVEEKWLSRWEKSNLDKTGTDPDKENYYVLEMFPYPSGNLHMGHVRVYSIGDVVARYKRMEGYNVLHPMGWDAFGLPAENAAIKHGNIHPKEWTWQNIAHMKEQMKAMGLSYDWDREVTTASKDYYKWTQWFFAKMFERDLAYRKESTVNWCPSCETVLANEQVVNEGCERCGTEVEPRELEQWFLKITDYADRLLDDFKELDNWPEKVKTMQKNWIGRSEGTRINFPLKDLNEHLEVFTTRPDTLYGATYMVLAPEHPLVSDLTEGTDKEQEIKDFIAKVKKQKEEERTSAETEKLGIFTGAYAINPVNEKEIPIYIANYVLMSYGTGAIMAVPAHDQRDFDFAKKYDIPIKAVIQPEDEEEKFKGSEMEEAYADDGYLINSDKYNGLSVDEAFNKMAEDFSKAGFAKLETNYRLRDWLISRQRYWGAPIPIVYCDDCGAVAVPEEDLPVELPHDVEFSPSGESPLKKVDEFVNTTCPQCGGAAKRETDTMDTFVDSSWYFLRYTDANNEHKAFSKAKADKWFPVDQYIGGIEHAILHLLYSRFFTKVVHDMGMAEAVEPFTNWLAQGMVLKDGAKMSKSKGNVVDPKDILEEYGADTARLFILFASPPEKDLEWSNKGVEGANRFLNRVWRYITENIEIIRSGEGEVIADELDKEAKKLYRIMHSSIKKVSEDIGERLNFNTAISAIMELTNEVYSYLNDRDNAEINSSLLRAAAENTLLLLAPFAPFLSEELWEKIGYEESIHKGSWPEYNEAALEKDEITIVIQINGKVREKINVDADISESEVKEKVMKEEKVKSYLEGNELVKTIYVPSKLVNLVIK, encoded by the coding sequence TTGCAGGATTATTATCCGTTTCATAAAGTAGAAGAAAAATGGTTAAGCAGATGGGAAAAATCAAATTTAGATAAAACTGGAACAGATCCAGATAAGGAAAACTATTATGTTTTAGAAATGTTTCCTTATCCATCAGGCAATTTACATATGGGACATGTAAGAGTATATTCTATTGGTGATGTAGTGGCAAGATATAAAAGGATGGAAGGCTATAATGTTCTTCATCCGATGGGTTGGGATGCTTTTGGTTTGCCGGCAGAAAATGCTGCAATAAAACATGGAAACATTCATCCAAAAGAATGGACCTGGCAAAATATTGCCCATATGAAAGAACAAATGAAAGCAATGGGTTTAAGTTATGACTGGGACAGAGAAGTAACTACAGCTTCAAAAGACTACTACAAATGGACACAGTGGTTTTTTGCTAAAATGTTTGAAAGGGATTTAGCATATAGAAAAGAATCAACAGTTAACTGGTGTCCAAGTTGTGAAACCGTATTAGCAAATGAACAGGTTGTTAATGAAGGTTGTGAAAGATGTGGTACTGAAGTTGAACCAAGAGAGCTTGAACAGTGGTTTTTAAAAATAACAGATTATGCAGATAGGCTTTTAGATGATTTTAAAGAGCTTGATAACTGGCCAGAAAAAGTAAAAACAATGCAGAAAAATTGGATCGGCCGTAGTGAAGGAACAAGAATAAACTTCCCTCTAAAAGATTTAAACGAACATTTAGAAGTGTTTACAACCAGACCAGACACTCTTTATGGTGCAACTTACATGGTGCTTGCTCCCGAACATCCACTGGTTAGTGATTTAACTGAGGGGACAGACAAAGAGCAAGAGATAAAAGATTTTATAGCTAAAGTTAAAAAGCAAAAAGAAGAAGAAAGAACTTCAGCTGAAACTGAAAAACTGGGAATATTCACTGGAGCATATGCAATAAATCCGGTAAATGAAAAAGAAATACCAATCTATATAGCAAATTATGTTTTGATGAGTTATGGAACAGGGGCAATTATGGCTGTACCTGCTCATGATCAGCGCGATTTTGATTTTGCTAAAAAATATGATATTCCTATTAAAGCAGTTATTCAGCCTGAAGATGAAGAAGAGAAGTTTAAAGGATCTGAAATGGAAGAAGCCTATGCTGATGATGGCTATTTAATTAATTCTGATAAATATAATGGTTTAAGTGTAGATGAGGCATTTAATAAAATGGCAGAAGATTTTTCAAAAGCAGGTTTTGCTAAATTAGAAACAAATTATAGATTACGTGACTGGTTAATATCCAGACAGCGTTATTGGGGTGCACCTATCCCAATAGTTTATTGTGATGATTGTGGTGCGGTAGCTGTTCCAGAAGAAGATTTGCCTGTAGAATTACCACATGATGTTGAGTTTTCTCCCAGTGGAGAATCACCATTAAAAAAAGTAGATGAATTTGTTAATACCACTTGCCCTCAATGTGGTGGGGCTGCGAAAAGAGAAACAGATACCATGGATACATTTGTTGACTCTTCCTGGTATTTTCTCCGCTACACTGATGCTAATAATGAGCATAAAGCATTTTCTAAAGCAAAAGCAGATAAATGGTTTCCGGTTGATCAATATATTGGTGGAATAGAACATGCTATTTTACATCTTTTATATTCGAGATTTTTTACTAAAGTAGTTCACGATATGGGGATGGCAGAAGCTGTTGAGCCATTTACAAACTGGCTAGCTCAGGGTATGGTGTTGAAAGATGGAGCTAAGATGTCTAAATCTAAGGGTAATGTAGTTGATCCCAAAGATATATTAGAAGAATATGGTGCAGACACAGCTCGACTTTTCATTCTTTTTGCTTCTCCTCCTGAAAAAGATCTTGAATGGAGCAATAAAGGTGTGGAAGGTGCTAATCGCTTTTTAAATCGTGTCTGGAGATATATTACAGAAAATATTGAAATAATAAGAAGTGGTGAAGGCGAAGTTATAGCTGATGAACTTGATAAAGAAGCTAAAAAATTATATAGGATTATGCACAGTAGCATCAAAAAAGTAAGTGAAGATATTGGTGAAAGACTCAACTTTAATACTGCAATTAGTGCGATAATGGAATTAACTAACGAAGTATATTCATATTTAAATGATCGTGATAATGCAGAGATAAATAGTTCTCTATTAAGAGCAGCTGCTGAAAACACACTTTTATTATTAGCACCCTTTGCTCCATTTTTAAGTGAGGAATTGTGGGAAAAAATTGGTTATGAAGAAAGTATTCATAAAGGTAGTTGGCCTGAGTATAATGAAGCAGCACTTGAAAAAGATGAAATTACAATAGTAATACAAATAAATGGTAAAGTAAGAGAAAAAATAAATGTAGATGCTGATATATCAGAATCAGAGGTAAAAGAAAAGGTTATGAAAGAAGAAAAAGTTAAATCATATTTAGAAGGTAATGAATTAGTAAAAACTATTTATGTGCCTTCAAAATTAGTTAACCTTGTAATTAAATAA
- the rsfS gene encoding ribosome silencing factor, giving the protein MSEITIKDIAVIAAQAADDKKAEDIDILNVEGLTVIADYFVICSANSDKQVKAVARAIDEELSKKGIEPKKIAGLDDAHWVLMDYSDVIIHIFQKREREYYDLERLWADAEKILREEK; this is encoded by the coding sequence ATGTCAGAAATAACTATAAAAGATATTGCAGTAATCGCTGCTCAGGCAGCAGATGATAAAAAAGCAGAAGATATTGATATTTTGAATGTTGAGGGATTAACTGTTATTGCAGATTATTTTGTGATTTGCAGTGCTAATTCTGATAAGCAGGTTAAAGCTGTTGCTAGAGCAATTGATGAAGAACTATCCAAAAAAGGTATTGAGCCCAAAAAAATTGCGGGTCTTGATGATGCTCACTGGGTGCTAATGGATTATTCAGACGTTATAATCCATATTTTTCAAAAAAGGGAAAGAGAATATTATGATTTAGAAAGACTTTGGGCAGATGCTGAAAAAATATTAAGAGAAGAAAAGTAA
- a CDS encoding LCP family protein yields the protein MLEKLTDWKYISLIIFMLIIGISVAYIWNDELSQITDGPFEDNKVNILAVGYDSDINGGASRADTIILISIDVDTNEAGVIFLPRDTYINIEGKNFTKLNTSFARGGIDLTKETVEELLDINIDYYLASDFKGFENIIDRLGGIEIDVEKDLNYVDRAGDLYINISQGKQHLSGEEALKYVRYRDQSGDIGRIERQQKFIDAVIEKVVSPSTVTSLPGIFREINRSIDTDIPIRDISPFLSTAKDMDLNNIEIRTLPGEARYIAGISYWLADMEKSQVMIENLVRNKSYINNSNYKLKILNGQGGYGIASNTASLLRKYGFQIDRIGNADHFNYENSLIIYFNEDDESTAKKVAELLNAEKKFSEEDSGAKNLEIILGHDYELPH from the coding sequence ATGTTAGAAAAATTGACAGACTGGAAATATATATCTTTAATCATATTTATGCTTATAATTGGTATCTCTGTTGCTTATATCTGGAATGATGAACTAAGTCAAATTACAGATGGCCCTTTTGAAGACAATAAAGTTAATATTTTAGCTGTAGGTTATGATTCTGATATTAATGGTGGTGCTTCAAGGGCAGATACAATTATTTTGATAAGCATTGATGTAGACACTAATGAAGCAGGGGTAATATTTTTGCCAAGGGATACATATATTAACATAGAAGGCAAAAATTTTACCAAACTTAACACCTCTTTTGCCAGAGGTGGTATAGATTTAACAAAAGAAACAGTAGAAGAATTATTGGATATAAATATTGATTATTATTTAGCATCTGATTTTAAAGGTTTTGAGAATATAATTGATAGGCTTGGCGGGATTGAAATTGATGTTGAAAAAGATTTAAATTATGTAGATAGAGCTGGTGACCTGTATATTAATATAAGTCAGGGCAAACAGCATTTAAGTGGTGAAGAAGCTTTGAAATATGTCCGTTATCGTGATCAAAGTGGCGATATCGGCAGAATAGAAAGACAGCAAAAATTTATTGATGCAGTAATTGAAAAAGTTGTTTCTCCTTCAACAGTAACTAGTTTACCGGGTATTTTTAGAGAAATTAATAGATCGATAGATACCGACATACCTATAAGAGATATTAGTCCATTTTTGTCAACAGCAAAAGATATGGATTTAAATAATATTGAGATTAGAACCTTACCAGGAGAAGCACGTTATATTGCTGGAATCAGTTATTGGTTAGCTGATATGGAGAAAAGTCAGGTGATGATTGAAAACCTGGTTAGAAATAAATCTTATATCAATAATAGTAATTATAAGCTGAAAATTCTAAATGGTCAGGGAGGTTATGGTATAGCTTCAAATACTGCTAGTTTATTAAGAAAATACGGTTTTCAAATTGATCGTATAGGTAATGCTGACCATTTTAATTATGAAAATTCATTAATTATATATTTTAATGAAGATGATGAAAGTACAGCAAAAAAAGTAGCTGAACTTCTTAATGCTGAAAAAAAGTTTTCAGAAGAGGACTCAGGAGCTAAAAATTTAGAGATTATTTTAGGTCATGACTATGAACTACCCCATTAG
- the yqeK gene encoding bis(5'-nucleosyl)-tetraphosphatase (symmetrical) YqeK, with the protein MDNINFFEENIELAEMKNYLNSERFNHTQKVVKAAVELAEIHGADLDKVKTAAYLHDIAKSFSKDEIEDLLKDTKWEINKLEWSISAVLHAPAGAEFAKIEFNIKNYEILEAIRYHTLGHPNMGIIAQIIYAADFVEEDRKFKGLDKIRKVIKADLDRGIYLISHYSILYQLELDNPVHPYTNELRNKFLLKRSDN; encoded by the coding sequence ATGGATAATATAAATTTTTTTGAGGAAAATATCGAACTTGCTGAGATGAAGAATTATTTAAATTCAGAACGATTTAATCATACTCAAAAAGTTGTTAAAGCTGCGGTAGAATTAGCAGAAATTCATGGAGCTGATTTAGACAAGGTAAAAACTGCAGCTTATTTACATGATATAGCTAAATCATTTAGTAAAGATGAAATTGAGGATTTGCTTAAAGATACAAAATGGGAAATTAACAAGCTGGAATGGTCTATTTCAGCAGTTTTGCATGCCCCAGCGGGAGCAGAATTTGCAAAAATTGAGTTTAATATAAAAAATTATGAAATTCTTGAGGCTATAAGGTATCATACTTTAGGTCATCCGAACATGGGTATAATTGCTCAAATTATTTATGCTGCTGATTTTGTTGAAGAAGATCGCAAATTTAAAGGTTTAGATAAAATCCGAAAGGTAATTAAAGCTGACTTAGATAGAGGTATTTATTTAATATCTCATTACAGTATTTTATATCAGCTAGAACTTGACAACCCTGTTCATCCATACACTAATGAATTGCGAAATAAATTCTTGTTAAAGAGAAGTGATAATTAA
- the nadD gene encoding nicotinate-nucleotide adenylyltransferase, with product MSNNKVAIFGGTFDPPHLGHLILSEQIKNYFELDKIIFMPAGRPPHKREQCVSSDKDRLKMVELAVADNPFFEVSDWEIKSEGYSYTARTLKEFVPNINAEKVFFIIGADSLADIFDWHKPDYLLSRGKFIVFKRPGYELNKILQKSKYQAYLDNIRLYQGISIDLSSSFIRNQVKENNSIKYLSHDNVVDYIYRKDLYR from the coding sequence ATGTCAAATAATAAAGTAGCAATCTTTGGAGGAACTTTTGATCCTCCCCATTTAGGGCATTTAATTTTGTCTGAACAGATCAAAAATTATTTTGAGCTTGATAAAATTATTTTTATGCCTGCTGGTAGACCTCCTCATAAAAGAGAACAATGTGTTAGTTCTGATAAAGATAGACTTAAAATGGTTGAACTTGCAGTCGCGGATAATCCTTTTTTTGAGGTTTCCGATTGGGAAATTAAGTCAGAAGGTTATTCATATACTGCTAGAACTTTAAAAGAATTTGTTCCCAATATTAATGCCGAGAAAGTTTTTTTTATTATTGGAGCTGATTCTCTGGCAGATATTTTTGACTGGCATAAACCTGATTACTTATTATCAAGGGGTAAATTTATTGTTTTCAAACGGCCCGGTTATGAACTTAATAAAATTTTACAAAAGAGTAAATACCAGGCATATTTAGATAATATCAGGCTTTATCAGGGCATAAGCATAGATCTTTCTTCATCTTTTATAAGAAATCAAGTTAAAGAAAATAATTCGATTAAATATTTAAGTCACGACAATGTTGTTGACTATATTTATCGTAAAGATTTGTACAGGTGA
- a CDS encoding gamma carbonic anhydrase family protein has product MLYKYKNFRPVLGENCLNTPGCRIIGRVEIGDYCSIWYNTTIRGDIDEIKIGDYTNVQENSALHVDEDQGLYIGSYVTIGHNAVVHACNIGDNCLIGMNATILTGAEIGENSIIGAGALVPENKKIPAGSLVLGVPAKVIRELSEEEKEGIHQHAVNYADLIDDHQNVQELY; this is encoded by the coding sequence ATGTTATACAAATATAAAAACTTTAGGCCAGTTTTAGGAGAAAATTGTCTTAATACCCCAGGCTGTAGGATCATTGGTCGAGTAGAAATTGGAGACTACTGCAGCATCTGGTATAACACAACTATTCGTGGTGATATCGATGAAATTAAAATTGGAGATTATACTAATGTGCAGGAAAATTCTGCCCTCCATGTAGATGAAGATCAGGGTTTATATATCGGCTCTTATGTAACAATAGGTCATAATGCGGTTGTTCATGCCTGTAATATTGGGGATAACTGTTTAATTGGAATGAATGCAACTATTTTGACCGGTGCAGAAATAGGAGAAAATTCAATTATTGGGGCTGGTGCTTTAGTTCCTGAAAACAAAAAAATACCTGCAGGAAGTCTTGTGCTTGGTGTGCCGGCCAAGGTTATTAGAGAACTAAGTGAAGAAGAAAAAGAAGGTATCCACCAACATGCAGTAAATTATGCGGATTTAATTGATGATCATCAGAATGTGCAGGAACTATATTAA